The following proteins come from a genomic window of Geothrix edaphica:
- the nadE gene encoding NAD(+) synthase, which translates to MKIALLQLNARLGDPEGNGRALEAAYAEAVTRGAELVLAPELAIPGYLAEDRLWETGLRRRIERESHRLAALSGPVPLLFGTARPAPSGRLWNELWWCEGGALRHCAHKRVLPSYDIFDEHRYFEPDPSPQPLVAFRGHRIGLSICEDLWADPQLGNAPVGYGVDPIADLAAAGATLILNGSASPSGLGSYLPPGRSAPWAIPSKDAQRQRLLPGLAQKHGVPIAYASRVGAESWLLFDGGSGLALPDGRWQGCEPFHEGPHLVDTSQPGEAWRTVAEASWLRTALVMGIRDNLAKQGLEALVLGLSGGIDSAVAAALAVEALGPGRVLGVALPTRFSSGESSALAEQQARQLGLGFLDINVDAPFAGFTAALEQALPDRAFGLTDENLQSRCRGSLLMALTSEPEIHHRLGTSRVAVLNTGNKSEAATGYFTLYGDGIGAFAPLGDCLKARVYAVARELGDAVPRGVVERPPTAELRPGQTDEASLLPYAQLDAILGAALEAQRPEEGLGDDLALVLEGAALDQARTSLPRILGLLRRSEFKRRQLPFAFKVSPKAFGAGRRIPLTSL; encoded by the coding sequence ATGAAGATCGCGCTCCTTCAGCTCAACGCCCGCCTCGGCGACCCCGAGGGCAACGGCCGGGCCCTGGAGGCGGCCTACGCCGAGGCGGTGACCCGGGGCGCGGAGCTGGTCCTGGCGCCCGAGCTGGCCATTCCGGGCTACCTGGCGGAGGATCGCCTCTGGGAGACGGGCCTCCGGCGGCGCATCGAGCGGGAATCCCACCGGCTGGCGGCGCTGTCCGGGCCCGTGCCGCTGCTCTTCGGGACCGCCCGCCCGGCACCCTCCGGACGCCTCTGGAACGAGCTGTGGTGGTGCGAGGGCGGGGCCCTCCGCCACTGCGCGCACAAGCGCGTGCTGCCCAGCTACGACATCTTCGACGAACACCGCTATTTCGAGCCGGATCCCTCGCCCCAGCCGCTGGTGGCCTTCCGGGGGCACCGCATCGGCCTCTCCATCTGCGAAGACCTCTGGGCGGATCCCCAGCTGGGGAATGCCCCCGTGGGCTACGGGGTGGATCCCATCGCGGACCTGGCCGCGGCGGGGGCCACGCTGATCCTCAACGGCAGCGCCAGCCCCAGCGGGCTGGGGAGCTACCTGCCGCCGGGTCGCAGCGCCCCCTGGGCCATCCCCTCGAAGGATGCCCAGCGGCAGCGCCTGCTGCCGGGCCTGGCCCAGAAACACGGGGTCCCCATCGCCTACGCCAGCCGGGTGGGGGCCGAGAGCTGGCTGCTCTTCGACGGCGGCTCGGGCCTGGCGCTCCCGGACGGCCGCTGGCAGGGTTGCGAACCGTTCCACGAGGGGCCACACCTGGTGGATACCAGCCAGCCCGGCGAGGCCTGGCGCACCGTGGCGGAGGCTTCCTGGCTGCGGACCGCGCTGGTGATGGGGATCCGCGACAACCTGGCCAAGCAGGGGCTCGAGGCGCTGGTGCTGGGACTCTCCGGCGGCATCGACAGCGCCGTGGCCGCGGCCCTCGCCGTGGAGGCCCTCGGCCCCGGCCGGGTGCTGGGCGTGGCCCTCCCCACGCGGTTCAGCAGCGGGGAGAGTTCCGCCCTGGCGGAGCAGCAGGCCCGGCAGCTCGGCCTGGGCTTCCTGGACATCAACGTCGATGCGCCTTTCGCCGGGTTCACCGCGGCCCTGGAGCAGGCCCTGCCGGACCGCGCCTTCGGCCTCACGGACGAGAACCTGCAGAGCCGGTGCCGCGGCAGCCTGCTCATGGCGCTGACCTCGGAGCCGGAGATCCACCACCGCCTCGGCACCAGCCGCGTGGCCGTGCTGAACACGGGGAACAAGAGCGAAGCCGCCACCGGCTACTTCACGCTCTACGGCGATGGCATCGGCGCCTTCGCCCCCCTGGGGGACTGCCTCAAGGCCCGGGTCTATGCCGTGGCGCGGGAGCTGGGGGATGCCGTGCCCCGGGGCGTGGTGGAGCGCCCCCCCACGGCGGAGCTGCGACCGGGCCAGACAGATGAGGCCAGTCTCCTGCCCTACGCCCAGCTGGACGCCATCCTGGGCGCAGCCCTGGAGGCCCAGCGCCCCGAGGAGGGGCTCGGGGACGACCTGGCGCTGGTGCTGGAAGGGGCCGCCCTGGATCAGGCCCGGACCTCGCTCCCCCGCATCCTGGGTCTCCTGCGCCGCTCGGAATTCAAGCGGCGGCAGCTGCCCTTCGCGTTCAAGGTGAGCCCCAAGGCCTTCGGTGCAGGCCGGAGGATCCCCCTCACAAGCCTATGA
- a CDS encoding bacteriohemerythrin, which produces MEVVWNTRYNTGIQIIDEQHQELFATVDRLRSSVQSGADRTEIETLLATLVSHSERHFATEEAFMARFGYPDLTQHVAEHASMLTSLHELHNKFRESHHTLALMIPTFMEGWLKHHISDGDFGFVTFLKSRNLA; this is translated from the coding sequence ATGGAAGTCGTTTGGAACACCCGCTACAACACGGGCATCCAGATCATCGACGAACAGCACCAGGAACTTTTCGCCACCGTCGATCGCCTCAGGAGTTCCGTCCAGTCCGGGGCGGACCGGACGGAGATCGAGACCCTCCTGGCCACGCTGGTCAGCCATTCCGAGCGCCACTTCGCCACCGAGGAAGCCTTCATGGCGCGGTTCGGGTACCCGGACCTGACCCAGCACGTGGCCGAGCACGCCTCCATGCTCACCAGCCTCCATGAGCTGCACAACAAGTTTCGGGAGAGCCACCACACCCTGGCGCTGATGATCCCGACCTTCATGGAAGGCTGGTTGAAGCACCACATCAGCGATGGGGACTTCGGCTTCGTGACCTTCCTGAAATCCCGGAACTTGGCCTGA
- a CDS encoding TonB-dependent receptor, with protein sequence MNRRWTTLTLTALACATIASAQTSSTAGAVRGVVKNKAGQAVPGASLSLRNRETGLVRTATTNSLGEYQIGLLPVGNYELTVAASGMRTLKDTGVQVSLGQNTIANFSLDVAEASAMVEIVASSQTLDTTQVNSVTAVDSKLVEALPLAGGRDFTALVQLTPGSVYDSDNNRVSMEGARGIQNNLTIDGASYQSNFFGEQRGSTRIPFAFGADTIKELQIITNAFDAQYGNAAGAVINAVSKTGTNEFSGSALLQVRPKSLVAKIRPVPYDPRGTTNTNKALTKNFTQTQFNVNVGGPIIKDKLHFFVGVETYKYKEDMTPDFAIGTSASTNLAAFNTFIGTFGGLVMGNDGRTLAQEGGRSYTNDRTNTVYFGRLDWTINENHRATLRVNAQDWKSENGTTSFTSSFAPTTGQTQQGLEKNSGLSWVAELNSILGANLVNEARIQRAIERRPRYANTTAAPEFQVNSGFTAGQNNFLPNGLDEYSWQVIDNLTWSQGDWTVKGGVDLQFFDFKNTFFRYQNGSFQFGNYATASRWATGTVGTGDTLVYQGAFSNYGGAISYKSKLYAGYVQGQYQGLLDRRLLLSLGLRATREDQPDNPRPNTQFAGLDQANDASAYDPRFGFTYDLKGNGKTLIRGGYGWFSSPNPSLTVSNTMNSNGNTTSTYRISNGASTNAQFNTGLLSYANRVSGTTLTRLDPTLLATVGNTNSKQGQVWDPRNDLSVAKRAALGIEHAYDNGYTVGFQAVYAKFENLQYFVNINLNQIGAPAGSYYNDGYPLTTNLFGGARPAKAVVAGRLLDFTGFGDVFLSRNDGEGKYQALILTLSKRAESGWGFTSNLTWSKARDNNSNERTTASASSESNVNNPADPLATYAYSDNDRRWRVVFAGYFPVYFGIQGAVNFSYTSGRPYSSFNTGRTITGVSYSGDLNGDGATNDYSPNTERNQFRQPSLRSLDLRLSRDFKIARRFEIQAFLDIFNLPNWANQRTTLTTGTQGNATVGFVPVSDFGFINLPDRSTREVQLGVRAKF encoded by the coding sequence ATGAACCGACGCTGGACCACCCTCACGCTGACTGCCCTCGCCTGTGCCACGATCGCCTCGGCCCAGACCTCCTCCACCGCGGGCGCGGTGCGCGGCGTGGTCAAGAACAAGGCCGGCCAGGCGGTGCCCGGCGCCAGTCTCTCCCTGCGGAACCGGGAGACGGGCCTGGTCCGCACCGCCACGACCAATTCCCTGGGCGAGTACCAGATCGGCCTGCTGCCCGTGGGGAACTATGAGCTCACGGTGGCCGCCTCCGGCATGCGCACCCTGAAGGACACCGGTGTCCAGGTGTCCCTGGGCCAGAACACCATCGCGAACTTCAGCCTGGATGTGGCCGAGGCCTCGGCCATGGTGGAGATCGTCGCCTCGTCCCAGACCCTGGACACCACCCAGGTGAACAGCGTCACCGCCGTGGACAGCAAGCTGGTGGAGGCGCTCCCCTTGGCGGGCGGCCGCGACTTCACGGCCCTGGTGCAGCTCACGCCCGGCTCGGTCTACGACTCCGACAACAACCGCGTGTCCATGGAGGGCGCCCGCGGCATCCAGAACAACCTGACCATTGACGGCGCTTCGTACCAGTCGAACTTCTTCGGCGAGCAGCGCGGCTCCACCCGCATCCCCTTCGCCTTCGGCGCCGACACCATCAAGGAACTCCAGATCATCACCAACGCCTTCGATGCCCAGTACGGGAACGCGGCGGGCGCGGTGATCAACGCCGTGTCCAAGACCGGCACCAATGAGTTCTCCGGATCCGCGCTCCTGCAGGTGCGGCCGAAGTCACTGGTGGCGAAGATCCGGCCCGTGCCCTACGATCCGCGCGGGACCACCAACACGAACAAGGCCCTGACGAAGAACTTCACCCAGACCCAGTTCAACGTGAACGTGGGCGGCCCGATCATCAAGGACAAGCTGCACTTCTTCGTGGGCGTCGAGACCTACAAGTACAAAGAGGACATGACGCCGGACTTCGCCATCGGCACCAGCGCCTCCACCAACCTGGCGGCCTTCAACACCTTCATCGGCACCTTCGGCGGCCTGGTGATGGGGAATGACGGGCGCACCCTGGCCCAGGAGGGCGGCCGCAGCTATACGAACGACCGCACCAACACCGTCTACTTCGGCCGCTTGGACTGGACCATCAACGAGAACCACCGGGCCACCCTGCGCGTGAACGCCCAGGACTGGAAGTCTGAGAACGGCACCACCTCCTTCACCAGCAGCTTCGCCCCCACCACGGGCCAGACCCAGCAGGGGTTGGAGAAGAACAGCGGCCTCTCCTGGGTGGCCGAGCTGAACAGCATTCTCGGCGCGAACCTGGTGAACGAGGCCCGCATCCAGCGCGCCATCGAGCGCCGCCCCCGCTACGCCAACACCACCGCCGCCCCGGAGTTCCAGGTGAACAGCGGCTTTACGGCGGGCCAGAACAACTTCCTCCCCAACGGCCTGGACGAGTACAGCTGGCAGGTCATCGACAACCTCACCTGGAGCCAGGGCGACTGGACGGTGAAGGGAGGCGTGGACCTTCAGTTCTTCGACTTCAAGAACACCTTCTTCCGCTACCAGAACGGCTCCTTCCAGTTCGGGAACTACGCCACGGCCAGCCGCTGGGCCACGGGCACTGTGGGCACCGGCGACACGCTGGTCTACCAGGGGGCCTTCAGCAACTACGGCGGGGCCATCTCCTACAAGTCCAAGCTCTACGCGGGCTATGTTCAGGGCCAGTACCAGGGCCTGCTGGACCGCAGGCTGCTCCTCAGCCTCGGCCTCCGGGCCACCCGCGAGGACCAGCCGGACAACCCGCGCCCCAACACCCAGTTCGCCGGCCTGGACCAGGCCAATGACGCGTCGGCCTACGATCCCCGCTTCGGGTTCACCTACGACCTGAAGGGCAATGGCAAGACCCTCATCCGAGGCGGCTACGGCTGGTTCTCCAGCCCCAACCCAAGCCTCACCGTGTCCAACACCATGAACAGCAACGGGAACACCACCTCGACCTACCGGATCTCCAACGGCGCGTCCACCAACGCCCAGTTCAACACCGGCCTCCTCTCCTACGCCAACCGCGTGTCCGGGACCACCCTCACTCGGCTGGATCCCACACTGCTGGCCACGGTGGGCAACACCAACTCCAAGCAGGGGCAGGTCTGGGACCCGCGGAACGACCTGTCCGTGGCCAAGCGCGCGGCTCTGGGCATCGAGCACGCCTACGACAACGGCTATACCGTGGGCTTCCAGGCGGTGTACGCGAAGTTCGAGAACCTCCAGTACTTCGTGAACATCAACCTGAACCAGATCGGGGCTCCCGCCGGTTCGTATTACAACGACGGCTATCCCCTCACCACCAACCTCTTCGGTGGCGCCCGCCCTGCCAAGGCCGTGGTGGCCGGCCGGCTCCTGGATTTCACCGGGTTCGGCGACGTGTTCCTCAGCCGGAATGATGGGGAAGGCAAATACCAGGCCCTGATCCTCACGCTGTCCAAGCGGGCCGAGTCGGGCTGGGGCTTCACCTCCAACCTGACCTGGTCCAAGGCCCGGGACAACAACTCCAACGAGCGCACCACCGCCAGCGCCAGCTCGGAATCGAACGTCAACAACCCGGCGGATCCCCTGGCCACCTATGCCTACAGCGACAATGACCGCCGCTGGCGGGTGGTCTTCGCGGGCTACTTCCCCGTCTACTTCGGCATCCAGGGTGCCGTGAACTTCAGCTACACCTCCGGTCGTCCCTACAGCTCCTTCAATACCGGCCGCACGATCACGGGCGTCTCCTACTCCGGCGACCTGAACGGGGATGGCGCCACCAACGACTACAGCCCGAACACGGAGCGCAACCAGTTCCGGCAGCCCTCGCTCCGCAGCCTGGACCTCCGCCTGAGCCGGGACTTCAAGATCGCCCGCCGCTTCGAGATCCAGGCCTTCCTGGACATCTTCAACCTGCCGAACTGGGCCAACCAGCGCACCACGCTGACCACCGGCACCCAGGGCAACGCCACCGTCGGGTTCGTCCCCGTGTCCGATTTCGGATTCATCAACCTGCCCGACCGCAGCACCCGCGAGGTCCAGCTCGGCGTCCGCGCCAAGTTCTGA
- a CDS encoding endonuclease MutS2, which yields MNPELHALEFPDAVRLIQSGARTAPARVALGAMQPSDGLAGLRRLHQLELQDLWAQSPDLLPVLPMDEALDELLNPAGWLLPEHWRQLRDGLKAMARLLQSLAALPWPEARPAPAGTHLGIDRLQVTAALLPDPAPIAERLAKSFDADGRLDPLRIPALASLHRHRQDAFQAVQAKLQKLLRATPDAFNEAMVVERNGRFCLPVRQERRGLMPGLVLDRSGSGATVFIEPMEAVPLNNAFVEADRDYAQAVQAFLRDLLADLRARREDFARWRDLQAQADQGLALLRWAALCDGRLPEVETDPKQGRLCLLEARHPMLLPAVREAMGLDPLPHPVVPLNLVLEAEKPGLVISGSNTGGKTVVLKTVGLLSVLAACGCAVPAKEGSSFPALPSLHADIGDHQTITGSLSTFSSHVLHLKKILENVHDGGLVLLDELGTGTDPKEGAALGIAMLQTLSRRRCWILCSTHLGEISQWALRHTRFQNASVQFDEDRLAPTYRLLVGQPGQSRALTIAAKLGLPKAVLDHADKVLGQREQDWRDFLRELEAERTRLLEEAETLRRQTVAAEKDREILRQREEKLRSEREAFQKESKEKLARVLDFLDHEGKRLVKELKERQKAADVNADRLGTEAHERVKQLARLAEAELAPRGAKPKPATPLEVREGGYARHRGLGVEGKVVSLKGDRATLETPQGRRLECRLGELEPIGAREAAPKPTGRVRVRAEVQEIDSEINLIGRASDDVDSEIYRFVEEALAAGRRIIRIVHGHGTGRLKAAVREALRGHPGIARVEDAPQNQGGAGATVITLK from the coding sequence ATGAACCCTGAACTCCATGCTCTCGAATTCCCCGATGCGGTGCGCCTGATCCAGTCGGGGGCCCGCACGGCGCCGGCGCGCGTGGCCCTGGGCGCCATGCAGCCCTCGGACGGATTGGCGGGACTGCGGCGGCTGCACCAGCTGGAGCTGCAGGACCTCTGGGCCCAGTCGCCGGATCTCCTGCCGGTGCTGCCCATGGACGAGGCCCTGGACGAGCTGCTGAACCCGGCGGGCTGGCTGCTGCCGGAGCACTGGCGGCAGCTGCGGGATGGGCTGAAGGCCATGGCCCGCCTGCTGCAGAGCCTGGCCGCCCTGCCCTGGCCTGAGGCCCGCCCGGCGCCTGCGGGCACGCACCTGGGCATCGACCGGCTTCAGGTGACGGCGGCCCTGCTGCCGGACCCCGCGCCCATCGCGGAGCGCCTGGCGAAGAGCTTCGACGCCGACGGCCGGCTGGATCCCCTGCGCATTCCGGCCCTGGCCAGCCTCCACCGGCACCGCCAGGACGCCTTCCAGGCCGTGCAGGCCAAGCTCCAGAAGCTCCTGCGGGCCACGCCGGACGCCTTCAACGAGGCCATGGTCGTGGAGCGCAACGGGCGCTTCTGCCTGCCCGTGCGCCAGGAGCGGCGCGGCCTCATGCCCGGCCTGGTGCTGGACCGCAGCGGCAGCGGTGCCACCGTCTTCATCGAGCCCATGGAGGCCGTGCCCCTCAACAACGCCTTCGTGGAGGCCGACCGCGACTACGCCCAGGCCGTGCAGGCCTTCCTGCGGGACCTGCTGGCGGACCTGCGGGCCCGGCGCGAGGACTTCGCCCGCTGGCGGGACCTCCAGGCCCAGGCGGACCAGGGGCTCGCCCTCCTGCGCTGGGCCGCCCTCTGCGACGGCCGTCTGCCGGAGGTGGAAACCGATCCCAAGCAGGGCCGTCTCTGCCTCCTGGAGGCCCGCCATCCCATGCTGCTGCCCGCCGTGCGGGAGGCCATGGGCCTGGATCCGCTGCCCCACCCCGTGGTGCCCCTGAACCTGGTGCTGGAGGCGGAGAAGCCGGGCCTGGTCATTTCCGGCTCGAACACCGGCGGCAAGACTGTGGTGCTGAAGACCGTGGGCCTGCTCTCGGTGCTGGCGGCCTGCGGCTGCGCCGTGCCGGCGAAGGAGGGCTCCAGCTTCCCCGCCCTGCCCAGCCTCCACGCGGACATCGGCGACCACCAGACCATCACGGGAAGCCTCTCGACCTTCAGCAGCCATGTGCTGCATCTGAAGAAGATCCTGGAAAACGTCCATGACGGCGGCCTGGTGCTGCTGGACGAGCTGGGCACGGGCACGGATCCCAAGGAGGGCGCGGCCCTGGGCATCGCCATGCTCCAGACCCTGTCCCGCCGCCGCTGCTGGATCCTCTGTTCGACGCACCTGGGCGAGATCAGCCAGTGGGCCCTGCGCCACACGCGCTTCCAGAACGCCTCCGTGCAGTTCGACGAGGACCGCCTGGCCCCCACCTACCGCCTGCTGGTGGGCCAGCCGGGCCAGAGCCGCGCCCTCACCATCGCCGCCAAGCTGGGCCTGCCCAAGGCTGTGCTCGACCACGCCGACAAGGTGCTGGGCCAGCGGGAGCAGGACTGGCGCGACTTCCTGCGGGAGCTGGAGGCCGAGCGCACGCGCCTGCTGGAGGAGGCCGAGACCCTGCGCCGCCAGACGGTGGCCGCCGAGAAGGACCGGGAGATCCTCCGCCAACGGGAGGAGAAGCTGCGGTCCGAGCGGGAGGCCTTCCAGAAGGAATCGAAGGAGAAGCTGGCCCGGGTGCTGGACTTCCTCGACCACGAGGGCAAGCGTCTGGTGAAGGAACTGAAGGAGCGCCAGAAGGCGGCCGACGTGAACGCCGACCGCCTGGGCACCGAGGCCCACGAGCGGGTGAAGCAGCTCGCCCGCCTGGCGGAGGCAGAGCTGGCGCCCCGTGGGGCCAAGCCCAAGCCGGCGACGCCCCTGGAGGTCCGGGAGGGGGGCTACGCCCGCCACCGAGGTCTGGGCGTCGAGGGCAAGGTCGTTTCCCTCAAGGGTGACCGGGCCACGCTGGAGACGCCTCAGGGCCGCCGCCTGGAGTGCCGCCTGGGTGAGCTGGAGCCCATCGGCGCCCGGGAGGCGGCGCCGAAACCCACTGGCAGGGTGCGAGTGCGGGCCGAAGTCCAGGAGATCGACTCCGAGATCAACCTCATCGGCCGGGCCAGCGACGACGTGGACAGTGAGATCTACCGCTTCGTGGAGGAAGCCCTCGCCGCGGGCCGGCGCATCATCCGCATCGTCCACGGCCACGGCACCGGCCGGCTGAAGGCGGCGGTCCGCGAGGCCCTGCGCGGCCACCCCGGCATCGCCCGGGTGGAGGATGCCCCCCAGAACCAGGGCGGCGCCGGGGCCACCGTCATCACCCTGAAGTGA
- the rpsU gene encoding 30S ribosomal protein S21, with protein sequence MPLVKVKEDETFEFALRRFKRKCEKSGILSELKKRQHYEKPSTKRKRKMLAARKKTLKRLAQERRMIG encoded by the coding sequence ATGCCTTTGGTCAAGGTCAAAGAAGACGAAACTTTCGAGTTCGCCCTTCGCCGCTTCAAGCGGAAGTGCGAGAAGTCCGGCATTCTCAGCGAGCTGAAGAAGCGCCAGCACTACGAGAAGCCCAGCACCAAGCGCAAGCGCAAGATGCTCGCCGCCCGTAAGAAGACCCTGAAGCGCCTCGCTCAGGAACGGCGCATGATCGGTTGA
- a CDS encoding serine/threonine-protein kinase → MPRPLLLIVDGESLRTPGLVSAMEGDGWEIRWLRHDGTEAFLRESLDPDLLLLDSAAPGGADSDLVRQLRQRNPRLPVLVVTEGPDRGEEAGAGVQEYLERTRPDGEIAAILRRYRPGQAKLSTQDIFGDLLADLEGAGEPAAASAGPAAAQPPLSASDIFGRVIEEVEALPEPAPIRNLVRVVPALASASAPTPSIASLPIESLGPSDFTLSGISGVHDPFAWSGGPAGSPAGPPAPEAKPATPGAPDILEEYGNYFLLEKIAIGGMAELFKAQQRGVQGFQKIVAIKRILPHFSDNEDFVTMFIDEAKLAAQLTHPNIVQIFDLGKAGNSYYIAMEYVNGRDLRTLLRKVREYGLPFPEQVAAFVVMKVAAALDYAHRKRGFDDRELKLVHRDISPQNVILSTEGAVKLVDFGIAKAASKASHTVAGALKGKLLYMSPEQATGQPLDNRSDLYSLGLVLFELLTGERCFQADSELGVLEKVRLGRVSDLLTLNPKVSKEMAAIVSRALQKGVDHRYPSARFMERDLRDYLQRLGPPITEHDVAEYMQALLNGTPENLEHLIASRFPPPAGFTSGTHRNLALQADTAIRKVPVPSETPELSLAPLEPIEPIGDIPHRPRWLLPVILGLAAALVALLAIARWS, encoded by the coding sequence ATGCCACGCCCCCTCCTGCTCATCGTGGACGGCGAGTCCCTACGGACTCCCGGCCTGGTGTCTGCCATGGAAGGCGACGGCTGGGAGATCCGGTGGCTGCGCCACGATGGGACCGAGGCCTTCCTGCGGGAGAGCCTGGATCCCGACCTGCTGCTCCTGGATTCGGCCGCCCCCGGCGGCGCGGACAGCGACCTGGTCCGGCAGCTCCGGCAGCGGAATCCCCGGTTGCCGGTGCTGGTGGTGACCGAAGGCCCCGACCGCGGGGAGGAGGCCGGAGCCGGCGTGCAGGAGTACCTGGAACGGACCCGGCCCGATGGGGAGATCGCCGCCATCCTCCGTCGCTACCGCCCCGGCCAGGCCAAGCTCAGCACCCAGGACATCTTCGGGGACCTCCTGGCGGACCTGGAGGGGGCCGGGGAGCCCGCGGCGGCCTCGGCCGGACCGGCGGCGGCCCAGCCTCCCCTGAGCGCCTCGGACATCTTCGGCCGCGTGATCGAAGAGGTGGAGGCACTTCCGGAGCCCGCTCCCATCAGGAACCTGGTGCGCGTGGTTCCGGCCCTGGCCTCGGCTTCCGCCCCGACCCCGTCCATCGCCTCGCTCCCGATCGAGTCCCTGGGACCCTCGGATTTCACCCTCAGCGGCATCTCGGGGGTCCACGACCCCTTCGCCTGGTCCGGCGGCCCGGCGGGCTCCCCCGCGGGCCCCCCGGCGCCGGAGGCGAAGCCCGCGACCCCCGGGGCGCCGGACATCCTCGAGGAGTACGGAAACTACTTCCTGCTGGAGAAGATCGCCATCGGCGGCATGGCCGAGCTGTTCAAGGCCCAGCAGCGCGGCGTGCAGGGCTTCCAGAAGATCGTGGCCATCAAGCGGATCCTGCCGCACTTCAGCGACAACGAGGACTTCGTCACCATGTTCATCGACGAGGCCAAGCTGGCGGCCCAGCTGACCCATCCGAACATCGTGCAGATCTTCGACCTGGGGAAGGCCGGCAACTCGTACTACATCGCCATGGAGTACGTGAACGGCCGGGATCTCCGCACGCTGCTGCGGAAGGTGCGGGAATACGGCCTGCCCTTCCCGGAGCAGGTGGCGGCCTTTGTGGTGATGAAGGTGGCCGCGGCCCTGGACTACGCCCATCGCAAGCGGGGCTTCGATGACCGGGAGCTCAAGCTGGTCCACCGTGACATCAGCCCCCAGAACGTGATCCTCTCCACCGAGGGCGCCGTCAAGCTCGTGGACTTCGGCATCGCCAAGGCCGCCAGCAAGGCCAGCCATACCGTGGCCGGCGCGCTCAAGGGGAAGCTGCTCTACATGAGCCCGGAACAGGCCACGGGCCAGCCCCTGGACAACCGCTCGGACCTGTACTCCCTCGGCCTGGTGCTGTTCGAGCTGCTCACGGGCGAGCGCTGCTTCCAGGCGGATTCGGAACTCGGCGTGCTCGAGAAGGTGCGCCTCGGCCGGGTGTCGGACCTGCTCACGCTGAACCCGAAGGTCTCGAAGGAGATGGCGGCCATCGTGAGCCGGGCGCTCCAGAAGGGCGTGGACCACCGCTACCCCTCGGCGCGCTTCATGGAACGCGACCTGCGCGACTACCTCCAGCGGCTGGGCCCGCCCATCACCGAGCACGATGTGGCCGAGTACATGCAGGCCCTGCTCAACGGGACCCCCGAGAACCTCGAGCACCTGATCGCCTCCCGGTTCCCGCCGCCCGCGGGCTTCACGAGCGGGACCCATCGCAACCTGGCGCTCCAGGCGGACACGGCCATCCGGAAGGTTCCCGTGCCCAGCGAGACCCCTGAACTCAGTCTGGCGCCGCTGGAGCCCATCGAGCCGATCGGGGACATCCCGCACCGGCCCCGCTGGCTGCTGCCCGTGATCCTCGGCCTCGCGGCGGCCCTCGTGGCCCTGCTGGCCATCGCCCGGTGGTCATGA
- the scpB gene encoding SMC-Scp complex subunit ScpB, whose translation MNDIEIFNQDPLWDEGGDLPGALEALFTAAGEVLDLARLRELTGLGDGALQQGIEKLQERLSGSSGLRLLEVGGGWRMATSPLYKEMVARLVTTTRSGKLTPALIEALAIIAYRQPVTITELNAIRGVTSSANQVKSLLERQLIIPAGRKPVVGRPMTYATTQAFLLHFGLKSLHDLPRLDDFGEGRLEAQALAALEPPLPEDGLFGDGALETIEDLPDEGAEA comes from the coding sequence GTGAACGACATCGAGATCTTCAACCAGGACCCCCTCTGGGACGAGGGTGGCGACCTCCCGGGCGCCCTGGAGGCCCTGTTCACGGCCGCCGGCGAGGTGCTGGACCTGGCGCGGCTGCGGGAGCTCACGGGCCTGGGCGACGGCGCCCTCCAGCAGGGCATCGAGAAATTGCAGGAGCGACTGAGCGGCTCCAGCGGCCTGCGCCTCCTGGAGGTCGGCGGCGGCTGGCGCATGGCCACCAGCCCGCTCTACAAGGAGATGGTCGCCCGGCTGGTGACCACCACCCGCAGCGGCAAGCTCACGCCGGCGCTGATCGAGGCCCTGGCCATCATCGCCTACCGCCAGCCCGTCACCATCACGGAGCTGAACGCCATCCGCGGCGTCACCAGCAGCGCCAACCAGGTGAAGAGCCTCCTGGAGCGCCAGCTCATCATCCCCGCCGGCCGCAAGCCCGTGGTGGGCCGGCCCATGACCTACGCCACCACCCAGGCCTTCCTGCTGCACTTCGGCCTGAAGAGCCTCCATGACCTTCCGCGGCTGGACGACTTCGGCGAAGGCCGCCTGGAGGCCCAGGCCCTGGCCGCGCTCGAGCCGCCCCTGCCCGAGGACGGGCTCTTCGGCGATGGCGCTCTGGAGACGATCGAGGACCTGCCCGACGAAGGGGCCGAAGCATGA